One window from the genome of Acidihalobacter ferrooxydans encodes:
- a CDS encoding aldo/keto reductase, with amino-acid sequence MNADPGTTLIPGYANAKATRAYAETHQAEGHAAAGHYSEFLRARIRLSSLGVGSFGGAATPEVDAQISAVVFRALLEGINVIDTAAHYRYGRSLAAVGAGVRAAVAQGVPREAMFLMSKGGFLTLRGGPPPDMQAWFDREIVAQSLGSADELAKGAHLLNPAYINYQLELSRQLLGVETLDAFLVDQPEVHIPVIGKEMTNRRLTDVFEVLERAVRDKRLRSYGISTFEGVRVETDNLMFQSLTSMIGLAERAAQAVTGEETARHHFKIVMMPFNQVMPEAFTRFNTATGQGNVASPIQAAHQLEVYTIASHTMFKGHLAQQSLPGMEQAMPCLANPAQRAMQFNRSTPGLGTSLVGISTPAHLDDLLAVARIPPMERKPYLAMYQKA; translated from the coding sequence GTGAACGCAGATCCCGGTACCACCCTGATTCCCGGTTACGCCAACGCCAAGGCGACCCGCGCCTACGCCGAAACGCATCAGGCCGAAGGCCACGCCGCCGCCGGTCATTACAGCGAATTCCTGCGCGCGCGCATCCGCTTGTCGAGCCTCGGCGTCGGCAGCTTCGGCGGCGCGGCGACGCCCGAGGTCGATGCGCAAATTTCCGCGGTCGTCTTTCGCGCGCTGCTCGAAGGCATCAACGTCATCGACACCGCCGCGCATTATCGCTATGGCCGCTCGCTGGCGGCGGTCGGCGCCGGCGTGCGTGCGGCGGTGGCGCAGGGCGTGCCGCGCGAGGCGATGTTTCTGATGTCCAAGGGCGGTTTTCTGACCCTGCGCGGCGGGCCGCCGCCGGACATGCAGGCGTGGTTCGACCGCGAGATCGTCGCGCAAAGCCTCGGTTCGGCGGACGAACTCGCCAAGGGCGCGCACCTGCTGAACCCGGCCTACATCAACTATCAGCTCGAACTCTCGCGTCAGCTCCTGGGCGTGGAAACGCTCGACGCCTTTCTGGTCGATCAGCCGGAAGTGCACATCCCGGTGATCGGCAAGGAAATGACCAACCGCCGCCTGACCGATGTGTTCGAGGTGTTGGAGCGCGCGGTGCGCGACAAGCGTCTGCGCAGCTACGGCATCAGCACTTTCGAAGGGGTGCGCGTCGAGACGGACAACCTGATGTTCCAGTCGCTCACCTCCATGATCGGTCTGGCCGAACGTGCGGCGCAGGCCGTCACCGGCGAGGAGACCGCGCGGCATCATTTCAAAATCGTAATGATGCCGTTCAATCAGGTGATGCCGGAAGCGTTCACCCGCTTCAACACCGCGACCGGGCAGGGCAACGTCGCCTCGCCGATCCAGGCGGCGCATCAGCTTGAGGTGTACACCATCGCCAGCCACACGATGTTCAAGGGGCATCTGGCGCAGCAATCGCTGCCGGGCATGGAGCAGGCGATGCCCTGTCTGGCCAACCCGGCGCAGCGCGCGATGCAGTTCAACCGTTCCACGCCGGGGCTGGGCACCTCGCTGGTCGGCATCAGCACGCCGGCGCATCTTGACGATCTGCTGGCCGTCGCGCGCATCCCGCCGATGGAGCGCAAACCTTACCTCGCGATGTATCAGAAAGCCTGA
- a CDS encoding DUF535 family protein, whose translation MPQEQSTLAYPNLARLAQRVYPNEPRKRLRFVLRSWFYADVMRRWLDYLSHAPELQRALAAHPWLIDRLHRPFLKANLTRAQRLAALSDHYAICRQIGWMPLFDALADKALRLACIQGRTREFWLDLTYTSRFGKEGEWTLHLAVENRRIYSAAFSFQDPAHPYLFIGCIQGPSGDGARDEVREITRDLHDARPRDLMLETIRQIAIRAGMDRVGIVRTREHVYRHPRSRFKKRNTKTAWKFDYDQWAQELEATATDRCWIIPAQGRHRDIDSLPSKKRAAARRRDAQRNAIRAQLQHALGEIIQPSPRDASPAAQRAD comes from the coding sequence ATGCCCCAGGAACAATCCACGCTGGCTTACCCGAATCTGGCCCGGCTTGCGCAGCGCGTGTACCCCAATGAGCCGCGCAAGCGGCTGCGCTTCGTCCTGAGAAGCTGGTTCTATGCCGATGTCATGCGTCGCTGGCTTGACTATCTGTCCCATGCGCCGGAGCTGCAGCGCGCTCTGGCCGCGCATCCCTGGCTGATCGACAGGCTGCACCGGCCATTTCTCAAAGCCAACCTGACACGCGCTCAACGCCTGGCCGCGCTCAGCGACCATTACGCGATTTGCCGGCAAATCGGGTGGATGCCGCTCTTTGATGCGCTGGCCGACAAAGCGCTCCGTTTGGCGTGCATACAAGGCAGGACACGTGAATTTTGGCTGGATTTGACCTATACCTCGCGCTTCGGCAAGGAAGGCGAATGGACGCTGCATCTTGCGGTTGAAAATCGGCGTATCTATTCCGCGGCCTTCAGCTTTCAGGACCCGGCGCACCCCTACCTGTTCATTGGCTGCATCCAGGGCCCGTCGGGCGACGGCGCGCGGGATGAGGTCCGCGAAATCACGCGCGACCTGCACGACGCGCGGCCCCGCGATCTGATGCTGGAAACCATCAGACAAATCGCGATACGGGCCGGCATGGATCGGGTCGGCATCGTGCGCACCCGCGAACACGTGTATCGCCATCCGCGCAGCCGCTTCAAGAAACGCAATACCAAGACCGCCTGGAAATTCGATTACGACCAATGGGCGCAGGAACTGGAGGCCACCGCCACCGATCGCTGCTGGATCATCCCCGCCCAGGGCCGTCATCGTGACATTGATTCGCTGCCGTCCAAAAAACGCGCCGCCGCACGCCGCAGGGACGCGCAGCGCAACGCTATCCGTGCGCAACTGCAACACGCGCTGGGCGAGATCATCCAGCCGTCGCCACGCGACGCAAGCCCCGCCGCGCAGCGCGCTGACTGA
- the argA gene encoding amino-acid N-acetyltransferase, with amino-acid sequence MSTSADATLPNIAWFRNAAPYINAHRGRTFVICIGGEAAADPERLPALVHDLALLASLGVRLVLVHGARPQIEARLRAEGRELRYVNGLRVTDGPALEAVIAAAATVRVELEARLSMGAANTPMSGVRLNVSSGNHVIAKPLGVREGVDYLHTGEVRRIDTRSIRAQLELGQIVLLSPLGYSPTGEVFNLFATEIATATASALRADKLIFLEEMPTLRDASRAPLRQIGLPEARALLQNRRTLDEDIRAHLQGAVDACANGVRRVHLLERHIDGALLHELYTRDGIGMLISADGYESLRPATIDDASGILALIAPLEAEGILVRRSREQLELEIGCFSVRERDGMVIACAALYGYPAEGLGELACLAVAADYRHQGHGDELLEHIERRARAQGLHRLFVLTTRTAHWFRERGFAPGDLDELPLAKRSLYNYQRNSRIFFKDIRQ; translated from the coding sequence GTGAGCACGAGCGCCGACGCCACACTCCCGAATATCGCCTGGTTCCGCAACGCGGCGCCATACATCAACGCGCACCGCGGGCGCACCTTCGTCATCTGCATCGGCGGAGAAGCGGCAGCCGATCCGGAGCGCCTGCCGGCGCTGGTGCACGACCTGGCGCTGCTCGCTTCCCTCGGCGTGCGTCTGGTGCTGGTGCATGGCGCGCGCCCGCAGATCGAAGCCCGCCTGCGCGCCGAAGGCCGCGAACTGCGTTACGTGAACGGCCTGCGCGTGACCGACGGCCCCGCGCTGGAAGCGGTGATCGCCGCCGCCGCGACGGTGCGCGTGGAACTCGAAGCGCGCCTGTCGATGGGCGCGGCCAACACGCCCATGTCCGGCGTGCGGCTGAACGTGAGCAGCGGCAATCATGTGATCGCCAAGCCGCTCGGCGTGCGCGAGGGCGTCGACTACCTGCACACGGGCGAAGTGCGCCGCATCGATACCCGTTCGATCCGCGCACAGCTTGAACTCGGCCAGATCGTGCTGCTCTCGCCGCTCGGTTACTCGCCCACCGGCGAGGTGTTCAACCTCTTCGCCACGGAAATCGCCACCGCCACCGCCAGCGCGCTGCGCGCCGACAAGCTGATTTTCCTGGAAGAAATGCCCACGCTGCGCGACGCCAGCCGCGCGCCGCTGCGCCAGATCGGGCTCCCCGAAGCGCGGGCGCTGCTCCAGAACCGACGCACGCTGGACGAAGACATCCGCGCGCATCTGCAGGGCGCGGTCGATGCCTGCGCCAACGGCGTGCGCCGCGTGCACCTGCTGGAGCGCCACATCGACGGCGCGCTGCTGCATGAGCTGTACACCCGCGACGGCATCGGCATGCTCATCAGCGCCGACGGGTACGAAAGCCTGCGCCCCGCCACCATCGATGATGCCAGCGGCATTCTCGCGCTGATCGCCCCGCTGGAAGCCGAAGGCATCCTGGTGCGCCGCTCGCGCGAACAGCTCGAACTGGAAATCGGCTGTTTCAGCGTGCGCGAACGCGACGGCATGGTCATTGCCTGCGCGGCGCTCTACGGCTATCCCGCGGAAGGTCTCGGCGAACTGGCCTGCCTTGCCGTGGCCGCCGACTACCGCCATCAGGGACACGGCGACGAACTGCTGGAGCACATCGAGCGGCGGGCCCGGGCGCAAGGTCTGCACCGGCTGTTCGTGCTGACCACCCGCACCGCGCACTGGTTCCGCGAACGCGGCTTCGCGCCGGGTGACCTCGACGAGCTGCCGTTGGCCAAGCGTTCGCTGTACAACTATCAGCGCAACTCGCGTATCTTTTTCAAGGACATCCGCCAATGA
- the gloA gene encoding lactoylglutathione lyase: MRILHTMLRVGNLDRSIAFYTDILGMRLLRRQDYPDGRFTLAFVGYGDEADHTVLELTYNWDQDRYDLGSGYGHIALEVDDVYEAADAIRAKGGKILREAGPMNAGTTLIAFVEDPDGYPIELIGARS, translated from the coding sequence ATGCGCATACTTCACACCATGCTCCGCGTCGGCAATCTCGACCGCTCGATCGCCTTCTACACCGACATCCTCGGCATGCGCCTGCTGCGCCGCCAGGACTACCCGGATGGCCGGTTCACCCTCGCCTTCGTCGGCTACGGCGACGAGGCCGACCACACCGTGCTGGAGCTGACCTACAACTGGGACCAGGACCGCTACGACCTCGGCAGCGGCTACGGTCACATCGCGCTGGAAGTCGACGACGTGTATGAAGCTGCCGACGCGATTCGCGCCAAGGGCGGCAAAATACTGCGCGAAGCCGGCCCGATGAACGCGGGCACCACCCTCATCGCCTTCGTCGAAGACCCCGACGGCTACCCGATCGAACTCATCGGAGCACGCTCGTGA
- the minC gene encoding septum site-determining protein MinC, translating to MSAPAHDRTGAAPAFELKGSRFTLSVLNLRSTDLNAIGAQLAATVAQAPGFLAQAPVVLEPATGLDTAMLDLTALADLLRTHGLIPVGLRGGDDALRQRAQTSRLALLGEGGMPAQNAPASTTAPAPASTPASAPVAASRAAVRVQDRPVRSGQQVYAAGGDLVVLGAVSAGAEVIADGSIHVYGALRGRALAGARGDESAHIFCQAMEAELLSIAGCYRLFEEADPTLHGHTAHVHLNDDRLLVDAL from the coding sequence GTGAGCGCCCCGGCGCACGACCGCACCGGCGCAGCGCCCGCGTTCGAACTCAAGGGCAGCCGCTTCACGCTCTCCGTCCTCAATCTGCGCAGTACCGACCTGAACGCCATCGGCGCGCAGCTGGCCGCCACCGTCGCGCAGGCGCCCGGATTCCTTGCCCAGGCCCCGGTGGTTCTCGAACCCGCCACCGGGCTGGATACCGCCATGCTCGACCTGACCGCGCTGGCCGACCTGTTGCGCACGCACGGACTCATCCCGGTGGGCCTGCGCGGCGGCGACGACGCCTTGCGCCAGCGGGCACAGACCAGCCGCCTCGCGCTGCTCGGCGAGGGCGGCATGCCAGCGCAGAACGCACCTGCGTCCACAACTGCGCCCGCGCCTGCATCGACGCCCGCCAGCGCGCCCGTCGCCGCATCGCGGGCGGCGGTTCGCGTTCAGGATCGCCCGGTGCGCTCCGGTCAACAGGTCTACGCCGCTGGCGGCGATCTGGTCGTGCTCGGCGCGGTCAGCGCCGGAGCGGAAGTCATTGCCGACGGCAGCATCCATGTCTATGGCGCCCTGCGCGGACGTGCGCTGGCCGGCGCGCGCGGCGACGAATCGGCACACATTTTCTGTCAGGCGATGGAAGCCGAACTGCTTTCCATCGCCGGCTGTTACCGCCTGTTCGAGGAAGCCGACCCGACCCTTCACGGCCACACCGCCCATGTGCACCTGAATGACGACCGACTGCTCGTGGACGCACTCTGA
- the minD gene encoding septum site-determining protein MinD, whose translation MAKIIVVTSGKGGVGKTTSAAAFSTGLALQGKKTAVIDFDVGLRNLDLIMGCERRVVYDLINVVHGEATLNQALIRDKRVEHLYVLPASQTRDKDALDRDGVGRVIGELQQMGFDYIVCDSPAGIEQGAQMALYFADEALVVTNPEVSSVRDSDRILGILQSKSRRAEAGEAPVKEHLLITRYQPNRVSSGDMLGMEDILDILSIPLLGVIPESPAVLKASNAGTPVILDDKSDAGQAYADMVARFLGEDRPLRFVKAEKRGLLNRLFG comes from the coding sequence GTGGCCAAAATCATCGTCGTAACCTCGGGCAAGGGTGGCGTCGGCAAAACGACCAGCGCCGCGGCGTTTTCCACCGGCCTCGCTCTACAGGGCAAGAAGACCGCCGTCATCGATTTCGATGTCGGCCTGCGCAACCTCGACCTCATCATGGGCTGCGAACGGCGCGTGGTGTACGACCTGATCAACGTGGTGCACGGCGAGGCCACGCTCAATCAGGCACTGATCCGCGACAAGCGCGTCGAACACCTTTACGTCCTGCCCGCCTCGCAGACCCGCGACAAGGACGCTCTCGACCGCGACGGCGTCGGGCGCGTGATCGGGGAACTCCAGCAGATGGGGTTCGATTACATCGTCTGCGACTCGCCGGCCGGCATCGAGCAGGGCGCGCAGATGGCGCTGTACTTCGCCGACGAGGCCCTCGTCGTGACCAACCCCGAAGTCTCCTCGGTGCGCGATTCGGACCGCATCCTGGGCATTTTGCAGAGCAAGTCGCGCCGCGCCGAGGCCGGCGAAGCGCCCGTGAAGGAACACCTGCTGATCACCCGCTATCAACCCAACCGGGTAAGCTCCGGCGATATGCTCGGCATGGAGGACATTCTCGACATCCTGTCGATCCCGCTGCTCGGCGTGATCCCCGAATCACCGGCGGTGCTCAAGGCCTCGAACGCGGGCACACCGGTGATCCTCGACGACAAGAGCGACGCCGGACAGGCCTATGCCGACATGGTCGCCCGGTTCCTCGGCGAAGACCGCCCGCTACGCTTCGTCAAGGCCGAGAAACGCGGCCTGCTCAACCGCCTGTTCGGATAA
- the minE gene encoding cell division topological specificity factor MinE, translating to MGLFDLFRKPKVSSAQLAKERLQIVISHERATRGSPDYLPRLKQDILEVIRRYHAIDDEQVELHVDKDGGREVLELNVTLGNQADAP from the coding sequence ATGGGACTCTTCGACCTCTTCCGCAAACCCAAGGTCAGCAGTGCACAGCTCGCCAAGGAACGCCTGCAGATCGTCATTTCGCACGAGCGCGCCACGCGCGGCAGCCCCGACTACCTGCCCAGACTCAAGCAGGATATCCTCGAAGTCATCCGCCGCTACCATGCCATCGACGACGAACAGGTCGAGCTGCACGTGGACAAGGACGGCGGCCGCGAAGTACTGGAACTGAACGTGACGCTCGGCAATCAGGCGGACGCACCATGA
- the metX gene encoding homoserine O-acetyltransferase MetX: MQTAVQLDSAPFPATPRGSRTLRLAQPFALYRGGCLENVEIAYESWGEPNAARDNAVLLFTGLSPNAHAAASCRDPSPGWWEYMIGPGKPLDTRRFYVLCINSLGSCFGSTGPASAHPADGKPYRLRFPRLALEDIARAGLALLDALHIERPAAVVGPSMGGMSALAFAFQAPERTRALALLCSTASAAPQAIAMHALQREMVMSDPAWANGNYPLAAGPVDGMRLARKLGLSCYRSPDEWTARFGRQRTTAVQSAGQFCGEFEIESYLAHNAAKFASGFDANCFLYLSRAMDDFEPAEHGDGKAAEAFARLRLNRALVVGVSSDRLFPVAEQRALAAALRAGGTPEVRFAELDSLQGHDAFLVDTARFAPVMRDFFAAL, translated from the coding sequence ATGCAGACTGCTGTGCAACTGGACAGTGCGCCGTTTCCGGCGACGCCCCGCGGTTCGCGCACGTTGCGCCTCGCGCAGCCTTTTGCGCTGTACCGCGGCGGCTGCCTGGAAAACGTCGAAATCGCCTACGAGAGCTGGGGTGAGCCGAACGCGGCGCGCGACAATGCCGTGCTCCTGTTCACCGGGCTGTCGCCCAACGCGCATGCGGCGGCGTCCTGCCGTGATCCGTCACCGGGCTGGTGGGAGTATATGATCGGCCCCGGCAAGCCGCTCGACACGCGGCGCTTCTACGTTCTGTGCATCAATTCGCTGGGCAGTTGCTTCGGCTCCACCGGCCCGGCGTCCGCGCATCCCGCCGATGGCAAACCCTATCGCCTGCGCTTCCCGCGCCTCGCGCTGGAGGATATCGCCCGTGCCGGCCTCGCCTTGCTCGACGCGCTGCACATCGAGCGCCCGGCGGCGGTAGTCGGCCCGTCGATGGGTGGGATGAGCGCACTGGCCTTTGCCTTCCAGGCACCGGAGCGCACGCGCGCGCTGGCCCTGCTGTGCTCGACGGCCAGCGCCGCCCCGCAGGCCATCGCCATGCATGCTCTGCAGCGCGAAATGGTGATGAGCGATCCGGCCTGGGCAAACGGGAATTATCCATTGGCCGCCGGGCCGGTCGACGGGATGCGGCTCGCGCGCAAGCTGGGCTTGTCGTGCTACCGCTCGCCGGATGAATGGACGGCGCGCTTTGGCCGGCAACGCACCACCGCCGTGCAGTCGGCGGGGCAATTCTGCGGCGAGTTCGAGATTGAGTCCTATCTCGCGCATAACGCGGCCAAGTTTGCCAGCGGCTTCGACGCCAACTGCTTTCTTTACCTGTCGCGGGCGATGGATGATTTCGAGCCGGCCGAGCATGGCGATGGCAAGGCGGCCGAGGCTTTCGCGCGGCTACGCCTGAACCGCGCCCTGGTCGTCGGCGTCAGCAGCGACAGGCTGTTTCCCGTCGCCGAGCAGCGTGCGCTGGCCGCAGCCTTGCGCGCCGGCGGCACGCCGGAGGTGCGTTTCGCAGAGCTGGATTCGCTGCAGGGGCATGATGCCTTCCTGGTCGACACGGCGCGTTTCGCTCCGGTGATGCGGGACTTTTTCGCCGCGCTCTGA
- a CDS encoding glycoside hydrolase 100 family protein, translating to MVTADAAEIHQAAQALLDASLFSYQGEPIGTRAALSAGIAAENYVDCFIRDFVPSGLVFLFQGRAEIVRNFLRVALRLRGLQEEIEGHHRLPRVMPASFRVERDGYGDEVLHADFGDRAIGRVAPVDSMMWWVLTLQAYVNVTGDAALAEEPAFQRGLQSILTVMLNDRFEVFPTLLVPDASFMIDRRMGVYGHPLEIQALFFATLNAMQELLTPDQTTSTMLELAAKRRAHLTEYVRQFYWLDPLKLNEIHRYETEGFGHDVANPLNINPESIPDWVADWLPDDAGYLLGNLGPGRMDFRFFAQGNLLSMVFGLSSPEQNTAIMQLFDQRWPDLVGRMPVKLIYPALVGVEWQILTGSDPKNTPWSYHNGGNWPVLLWPFVAAALRAGRRDLASNAIDVARSRLYRDDWPEYYDGRSGRMIGRRSNVRQVWTAAGFILAEALLEQPDRLDFWDASIHL from the coding sequence ATGGTGACTGCCGACGCGGCGGAAATTCATCAGGCTGCGCAGGCTTTGCTCGACGCATCGCTGTTCAGCTACCAGGGCGAACCGATCGGAACGCGCGCCGCGCTGAGTGCGGGCATCGCGGCCGAGAACTACGTCGACTGCTTCATTCGCGATTTCGTCCCGTCCGGGCTGGTGTTTTTGTTCCAGGGCCGTGCCGAAATCGTGCGCAATTTTCTGCGCGTCGCGTTGCGTTTGCGCGGTCTGCAGGAAGAAATCGAGGGCCATCACCGCCTGCCGCGCGTGATGCCGGCGAGTTTTCGCGTCGAGCGCGACGGCTACGGCGACGAAGTGCTGCACGCCGATTTCGGCGACCGTGCCATCGGGCGCGTGGCGCCGGTCGACTCGATGATGTGGTGGGTGCTGACTCTGCAGGCCTACGTCAACGTCACGGGCGACGCTGCGCTGGCCGAAGAGCCCGCGTTCCAGCGCGGTCTGCAATCGATTCTGACGGTGATGCTCAACGACCGTTTCGAGGTTTTTCCGACGCTGCTGGTGCCGGACGCTTCGTTCATGATCGACCGGCGCATGGGCGTGTACGGACATCCGCTGGAAATCCAGGCGCTGTTTTTCGCCACGCTCAACGCCATGCAGGAACTGCTGACACCCGACCAGACCACTTCGACGATGCTCGAACTGGCGGCCAAGCGTCGCGCACACCTGACCGAATACGTGCGCCAGTTCTACTGGCTCGATCCGCTGAAGCTCAACGAAATTCATCGCTACGAAACCGAAGGCTTTGGCCACGATGTCGCCAATCCGCTGAACATCAATCCCGAGAGCATTCCCGACTGGGTCGCCGACTGGCTGCCCGACGATGCCGGATATCTGCTTGGCAACCTCGGGCCGGGGCGTATGGATTTTCGCTTCTTTGCCCAGGGCAATCTGCTGTCGATGGTGTTCGGCCTGTCCTCGCCCGAGCAGAACACGGCCATCATGCAGCTTTTCGATCAGCGCTGGCCGGATCTGGTCGGGCGCATGCCGGTCAAGTTGATCTATCCGGCCCTGGTGGGCGTCGAATGGCAGATCCTGACCGGTTCCGACCCGAAAAACACGCCCTGGTCCTATCACAACGGCGGTAACTGGCCGGTGCTGCTGTGGCCGTTTGTTGCCGCGGCACTGCGGGCGGGGCGGCGCGACCTGGCCTCGAATGCCATCGATGTGGCACGTTCGCGGCTGTACCGCGACGACTGGCCGGAGTATTACGACGGGCGCAGCGGACGCATGATCGGCCGGCGTTCAAATGTCCGGCAGGTGTGGACCGCCGCCGGATTCATTCTCGCAGAAGCCTTGCTCGAACAGCCCGACCGGCTGGACTTCTGGGACGCCAGCATTCATCTCTGA
- a CDS encoding MATE family efflux transporter, with protein sequence MQSSPNRLDGAVWRLAWPIILSNVTVPLLGLVDTAVVGHLPASRYLAAVTLGATLLSFLYWGFGFLRMGTTGLTAQAHGRQDVEALRALLGQSLIVAVTIGLALIVFGHPLVRFGLDLLGGTPEAVRLAAQYAHIRLLSAPAALANYVILGWFLGIGNARVTLAIMVLTNAVNIALDLLFVVGFGMTSNGVALGSTIANYVAFGFGLWLLRGALRELGGGPVPRARLWRGSAYAALFAVNRHLFVRTLCLLFALAFFAARGASMGDTVLAANAVLMQYVMLTAYGLDGFAQAAESLIGKAVGRRDWVLFGASVRAALRFSLFTSVLATVVFALAGPALIALLTSLPAVRAAAAGQLGWLIVLPLLTVWSYLFDGVFVGATATREMRDSMLVSLALFLLAWWLSRRWGNDGLWFAFAVFSAARSLTLALIYRQYRRSRWQDAHT encoded by the coding sequence GTGCAGTCTTCCCCCAACAGGCTGGACGGCGCCGTCTGGCGCCTGGCCTGGCCGATTATTCTGTCCAACGTGACCGTGCCTCTGCTGGGGCTGGTCGATACCGCGGTGGTCGGTCATTTGCCGGCCTCGCGCTATCTCGCGGCGGTGACGCTGGGCGCCACGCTGCTGAGCTTTCTCTACTGGGGCTTCGGTTTCCTGCGCATGGGCACGACCGGGCTGACAGCGCAGGCGCACGGCCGGCAGGATGTCGAGGCGCTGCGCGCGCTGCTCGGGCAGTCGCTGATTGTGGCGGTGACGATCGGCCTCGCGCTGATCGTCTTCGGGCACCCGCTGGTCCGGTTCGGGCTCGATCTGCTTGGCGGTACGCCGGAGGCCGTCCGGCTCGCCGCGCAATACGCGCATATCCGCCTGCTGTCCGCGCCGGCGGCGCTGGCCAATTACGTCATCCTTGGCTGGTTCCTGGGGATCGGCAATGCGCGCGTGACGCTCGCGATCATGGTGCTGACCAATGCGGTCAATATCGCGCTGGATCTGCTCTTTGTGGTCGGCTTCGGGATGACCAGTAACGGCGTCGCGCTGGGTTCGACGATCGCCAATTACGTCGCGTTCGGCTTCGGTCTGTGGCTGTTGCGCGGGGCGCTGCGCGAACTGGGCGGCGGGCCCGTGCCGCGCGCGCGGCTGTGGCGCGGGTCGGCGTATGCCGCGCTGTTCGCGGTCAATCGCCATCTGTTCGTGCGCACGCTGTGCCTGCTCTTCGCGCTGGCTTTCTTCGCCGCGCGCGGCGCCAGTATGGGTGACACTGTGCTGGCCGCCAACGCGGTGCTGATGCAGTACGTCATGCTTACCGCCTACGGGCTGGACGGTTTCGCGCAGGCGGCCGAGTCGCTGATCGGCAAGGCCGTGGGGCGGCGGGACTGGGTGCTGTTCGGTGCCTCGGTGCGTGCTGCGCTGCGTTTTTCTTTGTTCACCTCCGTGCTGGCGACGGTCGTGTTCGCGCTGGCCGGCCCGGCGCTGATTGCGTTGCTGACCAGTCTGCCGGCGGTGCGCGCCGCAGCCGCCGGGCAGCTCGGCTGGCTGATCGTATTGCCGCTGCTGACGGTGTGGAGCTATCTGTTCGACGGCGTGTTCGTGGGCGCGACGGCCACGCGCGAAATGCGCGACAGCATGCTGGTGTCGCTGGCCCTGTTTCTGTTGGCCTGGTGGCTGAGTCGGCGCTGGGGCAACGACGGCTTGTGGTTCGCTTTCGCGGTCTTCTCGGCCGCGCGTTCGTTGACGCTCGCGCTGATTTACCGGCAGTACCGACGCAGCCGTTGGCAAGACGCGCACACGTAG
- a CDS encoding glutathione S-transferase family protein translates to MSLPRLYDFELSGNCHKIRLLLALLGVEYERIDIDIRSGGSQSPEFLAINPRGQVPVYADGDAVIWDSMAILAYLARRYGDAHWLPTEPLALARVMQWLAVSENEILYGLARARAVLKMGRPFDLDAAQAMGRSALDVLEQRLATEHWLAGGDMPSIADIACFPYVALAPQGGLPLDTYPAVRAWIGRVQALPGYVGMPGIEAY, encoded by the coding sequence ATGAGTCTGCCACGCCTCTACGATTTCGAACTGTCCGGCAACTGCCACAAGATTCGCCTGCTGCTCGCCCTGCTCGGCGTCGAGTACGAACGCATCGACATCGACATCCGCAGCGGCGGCAGCCAGAGCCCGGAGTTCCTCGCTATCAACCCGCGCGGACAGGTTCCCGTGTACGCCGACGGCGACGCCGTGATCTGGGATTCGATGGCGATTCTCGCCTATCTGGCCCGCCGCTACGGCGATGCGCACTGGCTGCCGACCGAACCGCTCGCGCTGGCGCGCGTGATGCAATGGCTGGCGGTATCGGAAAACGAGATTCTGTACGGCCTCGCACGCGCCCGCGCCGTGCTCAAGATGGGGCGGCCATTCGACCTGGACGCCGCCCAGGCGATGGGACGCAGCGCGCTGGACGTGCTGGAGCAACGCCTCGCGACGGAACACTGGCTCGCCGGCGGCGACATGCCGAGCATTGCCGACATTGCCTGTTTCCCTTACGTGGCGCTGGCGCCGCAGGGCGGCTTGCCGCTCGACACGTATCCCGCCGTGCGCGCCTGGATCGGCCGCGTACAGGCGCTGCCGGGCTATGTCGGAATGCCGGGAATCGAGGCCTACTGA